The genomic interval TGGCTTGAAGGTTTAAACACTTACATTCAGCCAGTGAGAAGGCGTCTATGTGCATGGCATGTATTCTGTGTGCGGTAGAACTAGAGAGAAACTCATGGTCTGTCAACACAGATACTGTGGAAGAGCCTGTCTGTGTAGCCCTGCTCCTGTAATAATAGGGGAGGAAGCGCAGAATAGGCTCCTGATGAATCATTTATCGCTCTCTATTATTTGTCTGAAGCTACaaaatccattttttaaaaggttttttttaatagtgtatttgttattgttgttgttttggcatCACAATTATCTGTGGAAGTCTTTATTaccctgtactgagaaaagttAAAGTGCAGTGCACTGGTAACATATTTATAGTATAAATAATGATGGCGTGAGATTGTTTGGCCGGTGTTTTTCTGGCGATGGTATCTTGTTTTTCCTCGTCAGAGCATTTGCATACCAGTAGCTGATGGAAACTAATATCTATTCACAGTTCTTTTTAAAAGATGcgtaacatttacaaaacaattaaatgaaaatggtgTCATTTCCATTTGAAtgtctttgtttcattgttttttttccttttcccaaACTAATAGTACAGCTTTATCTCACCTACTAGAACGCTACTAATAAATGCCTGGTGCAGGTGACTGTCCTCACTGCGTGGACTTTTAGGGAGCCATGACGTTTTCTACCTGGTTCATTGTTTTTCGATTTCTTTCACTACATAGCGTGTTGGTTTCACTGCTCTATCTTACCTTATTCAGGTGTGGGCTGCCTTCCTTTTAAAAAATAGGCCGGTTGTCTTTGTGAGAAAATATGCAGCAGCAGGTCTGACCAGTTTCTAGAAAGGGTTGTGAATAACAACTCATTCCCCTGCCCCCATAttatctgtctctgtcccccccacccccctttctcttgcggtctctctctctctctctctctctctctctctcgctctctatcttttatctgtttcattctctctttcccttcaagtttttttataatgaaatgttgCTGTAATTGATTATAGAATAGAAAGGAACTTTAAAGACACTAGTACCATAACtctaattaattcattttgatTTATCCATGTACATTTTTCAGAGTATGTGTTATAGACTATGTATTGAAAACTGTAATCGTCACACGGACATGTCTCATTGAGATGTTTATTCTATGTTTCGGTTATAAATCCATGTTCGTTTGAGCTCATGTAGCCTTTAAAAAGAGTGATTAAAGTGTAATGAATATGATGTTCAGAGGGTAATAGTGCTAAAAATGTACCTCCTTCAGAATAATATTTTGGTTAAAATATTTAGGTCTCTTTAAGTAAGGTTTTACTTAATATAGAGTGtagcaggtcacatgaccaacatttatttgagtgtgtgactgtggcTTGTGGGTCAGATGTAACATGGATGCAGAGGAAATGCATGCAGCCCCAAATATCCTCGCAGCAAACACAGAACGTTCCCCTAACGTTAGCATATGGTTCCcgtttgtttgggggttttttttttttttggaaccaaATAATATTCTAGGGAACGTTCTCTgtaggttctttttttttttttgtaagcaaAAACTAACCTTCGCAGAACGTTGCAGATTTTTATTGTAACAACCTAAAGAGAACCTATACAGAACGTTCTCTAATGGTTATTTTTAGGTCAATTGAGAGAATTGACAATTCTTTCCTTCAAGCACTGGCAGATCCAGGGGTGGGGCTAGAGGAGCACTGGAAACTAATTAACTACAACAACACGCTAGTTAGTTTATTAGCTAGTTACCTAGGCAtgtttgcatgcatttttttcttgcatgtaagGGCTAATTGAAAATTGGGCAGAAAGTTGGATTAATCAtaaaaacttgcctcgggtatTATTACTGTTTGCAGGACAACCAGCCCGttgaaatataaaatttttcTAACATGAGACTAGGTTAGTTTGGTGTCTAGCCAAGGGGAGGAACAACTAAattatcactgtatgggtttagctgctacagcgccatacaaagtacattatctttccttatgctctgctcatgtcACGTTCACGTAACTTATACATATTCACAAACTCatgtatacatttacacaccttgttttcctgctcagaatGAGAGGATATCCATTTTtcttcacactgactgtgtgagctagtgtttggtagaagtgagagctgtcagccagtAAGACTcgagtgtttccacatattttgCTGTAAACCTTGTTtgattggtcttgcctccaTGCTGTCCTTTTACTGATTTTCAGATATGTAGTGACAAACAGCTTCAAGTGgagaatgcccaggccaggttacgcccctgtgCCATCTCGTggttagtaaataaataaataaataaataaataaataaagcctgtGGAAGAAGCTTACAATACCTGGACATAGTGatcatatttctctttattccccttagtacaggtttttttttgtttgtttgttttgggggttttttttttttttagaaaaaaaagagctccACTTTAGTTCAGATGTTTAGAGTACACTAAATCTGATGTACACTTTCACTGCAATTTACTGAGAAAGGGTCCAAAGAAATTGAAGATACAAACAAGATCATACAAGTTTTAGCTTTTATCTTTCTCTTAACCCCACCTCCATCATAGAAAATTTGTCCATAATAGCAGGAGGAGCACATCCTGACAGCTGAGAATGGTTCTCTCAGGTGCTGTTCAATAGGAAAGGAAGCTTATACATGTGTCAAATTCATACAAGGATTACGGCCAGAGATTTACAGAAGATGTGTGCCAAATCTCCATGTCATTAAATGCCACCTCCATGCCAACAAACTATTAGGAAGGCATGTCATAGATGTCCTTTTCTTTATTCTAATCACAAACATAAGTGTCTGGAGCTCACGAGACCTAAACCCATGGAGGGTGAGCTGAGGAGAAGAGATTATAAGAGAGGACAGAGGTCTCTGGAGGAGGACAATAAGATCAGAAGAAAATCTGTATCAAGGAGTGATCTAGTTTCCTGCTGtgtattctccaatctcatGAAGTAGTTACTCATACTAATTAACCACAAAGCAATTGTTCATAACCTTTTACTCATGACCTATTTACAAAGTAAATGGGCGGtattgctaggtggttgctagggaAGGAATGGGttagtcctcatgcctccctgcagcaggtctatagcatgttcatgcaggtgagcagaaACCCTAggtatctttcttctggtgtttttcagagtcagtagaaaggtctttttagtgtcctaagttattataactaccgcctgtaaactgctCGTGCCTTTGTCAGACAATACAGTGAGCAGACGCATAGGTGACATGGCCAATTATACTGCTTCACAGCTTTTAGTAAAAGTGCAAGCCAGTGAATATTTTGTGCTGCAGTTGGATGAAAGTACTGATATTGCAAATCAAGCACAGCTTACAGTCTACATTAGTTTCCTCAGTCAGAACCTTTTGTCGAGGAACTTCTTTTTTGTTGACCCCTTGAAGGCAGAACCACAGGGCAGGACATAATTGATATAATGGATCAATTCATGACGGCCATTTGAAAGGCTGGTCTCGGTGTGTTGGGGCACAGTGGTGGTGTGACTCCGTCTGCCGGCCCAATTTATGAGCGGCCCACTGGGAATCCTCCCGATTGGCCACTCCGGCTATGGTCCATCTTAAAATTTATACATGCATTGATGTTTACGCATTGCATCGATCCATATTGATGAATCTTTACACCCAGAATACTGAATCATGTCAGTGATGTTGTTGGGGATGTCACTGCCCCTCCTGGTTATATGGGTTTCAATGAACCGCAGCTGCATATTTTGCTCCGGCTTTTTTCGAAACTTGGagcttttttgtgctttttcttgCAGCAAACTTGCAATTGCATGAATTGTTTGTTGgggaaatgagacctttcagctgtactcatgttcaacgcatgtGCATCAGAGACAGCTGTGGATGAATGTACTTTGTGATGTCATCaatgtgtcttggcccaaaatctgcagtaatttttaaacattgcaagctcctccaaatattgtggagtttgatCTTGCATTactttctgtgatcacaaaatcctggagggccTGGCCTTTTAGGTGAAACACCCATCCATCGATGATAGAACGTTCggcttttcatttttatgttgCCACTGTACTTCAGTGGTTCTTAATTCTTTTCTTTCGGTGTTGCTGGACAGCTTGCTTCAAATCTAAACAAACACTTTCTAGCAACATTACACCACGGACACCTTTGATCTACTTTTGCTCAGACAAAAATCTCTGGTTTGTCCTCCTTCTTTATCAAGTAACTGAATCACACCAAGGCttttcataacatttttattgtaaaCAGTGGCATAACATTGCCATAcatgaaatacaacaaaaaaaaaaaaaaccctctcttCAAGAGGTGTCCATAGTCTGCACGctctcctccaccacctccatcTGGACTGGGGTCACAGACTTTGTCAGAACACCTGTGGTGCCTTGCTTGTACTTGTAATCACCAgttcttcaaaacaaaaacaaaaaccaaacataaGTACAGATCAGGGTGGGTGCATATTGAAAACCTTAAAGCTTTTACAGGACTTTATTTGGTTTGCATGTTGCTAAGGGTGTTAGTAGACACAGAAGCACTGCTTTTGTTCAAATCAGAGAAAGGGAATAGTGGCACCTCACTGTCTATGGAAAGCTacctatactatactatatatttatatttatataaaaacacaagcaGAAGACTGTCCATCTCAAACACTGCTCATTAATCAATGCTGAGATTGattaatacaaatcaaataatGTAGCAATCTCTGCACACATTCCTGACTCACCTGATGCCCTTCTTGTTGGCTTCATCATGTGGTCTTAGGTAGTCCACTTTGCCTTTGCTGATCACACACAGATCAATGTTACTGCCTGAGCCCAGATCATTGAATATACCAGCTGCTATTGCATCACGCACCAGGAGCTTTGCCTCCTCCTCCTAATAAGTAAAGAAGAAATCATCATTAAGTTTATTTCTCTCATTAAGTATGAGAAACCTGATCAAAGGGCCAATGAGAGAGACCCACCTCCAGGTCAGGCCTGTATCGATCTTCAAACACAGCCATAGCAGCCAGGGATCCAGAGCCTAAGGGCGACCCACAAATACACATTAGACACCATCCAATCAAATTTGAACAATAAAACCTTATCaggaaatattatattatattatattacatattatttcCAGTCATGTGCTAATCTCAATATTGACTTTGGCTTTAATATTAACTTTAATTATGGTTGCATTTATGTCACCCATTTCCAAACCATGGAATCCATCTTCTAAGGAACGTGTCTGTCCTCGCCTGAATGTGTGCATTTATTAAAAGGTAAACAAATAACCTGCTAAAGCCTGCAACAGGATCAAGATAAGAACCAGAGATCATTTTTGGAACAATAAAGAAGAGGGTAATGATTGACCTCGCTGCAACATTTTTAGGGGGGGTGTAAACAACACATGTCAGACTGGGTTGAATGCCTAGGTATGTGAATGCTGAAGAATAAAGAATGCCATTCTCTGCAACCCAGTCTCCTGACTCTCTCCAGCAAGGTGAAGTAAGACATGTTTAAGAGAAATGTATCAGAGACTCACCCATGGTAACATAGGGTAGCTTGTCTGTTGAGCCATGAGGGTAGATGCTATACAAGTGGGGACCATTGCAGTCAACCCCACCCAACACCAGCGCTGCTCCAATATAGCCCTGGTATCTACACACACGGCAACAGTTATACACAGATGGATAGAATAAGAGgtggaaaataagaaaaaaagcatAGTGATTTGCAACAGTATTTAGATAAAGAACTTTAATAAAATGGCCATTAGTATACTCAtcattttcacattatctgGAGATTGTCGCATTCAAAAGGCAATAAAGTGCAAGTATTTTAAGTACTGAATCCATTGAAAATTATAAGAATTGTTAACGCTGActgcatcttttcgaactgctgctcatgcaacgTCAGGGTGCGGCGaaaacactcagaggaaaggACTATTTGCTCTCAATCCAATTACTAATGGGCGATTTAGTACAATAGTTTACAGTATAAATTATCTTATATACTGCAAGAGCTGCTTAGAGAAAGTGAAAGTTTGCATGCAACCTGAAGAGCATCTGTTTGAGCATGCGATTGGCTGTGGCGACTCTTGGAAGACGGTTGGTGGAGAGAGAATGCAGCTCCAGATTAGAGGAGATTAACTGAGTGGTCATCTCGGTGTCTGCTGCCGTACCAGCTCCGCAACAGCTACAtacatagaaacacacacacatacaaaattaTATTGGAGTACATACATGTGTTGGAGAAGGATAAATAAGGGGTAACGggtttgtgtgtttcagggcTCACTAGATGTTAGGAGAGATGTAGTGGATCTTCGAGCAGTTCTTATCTGCTACAACCATTCCTTCAGTTGCTCTTGTATCAGCTCCCAGAATAACACCATCCTTAAGGGGGTATAAGAAAAGAATTCACAAATTCAGAACAAAACAAATCGGGTTTCATTTACtcaaaaaaagatttcataAATAAAGCATACACATTTCAAATTCTTAATTAACAAGTTATTAAACCATATAATATTGTAAATTCTAATATTAGAGattaacaacattttttttgtacaaatattttttttggtaatgtgCTTacacacaccgatcagccataacatttgaaccactgacaggtgaaatgAATAATCAACCAATACCACAGAATACCAGTATGAAAAAGTTCATACTGACCATGATAGAAAAGTGTtagaacacagtgcattgcagcttgctgcatatttaattatttgtatgATTTTTCTGGAGTTTTTCCCCCAATAGCCGgtaattcattcatacattattATGTACTCAAAAGAAAATTTTGGTTTGTCTGCTTTCATTTATACCCATGTATTTCTACAAATTTGGTTCATATCGTAGATTTGAATTACGAATTAACAATATTGAgtggtatcgtgatacttcagctggtatagtatcgtaaaatgtgtttatggtatcgtgacaaccctaCTACACATGTACATTTAGGATTAGAGTACACAGTTTGTATAATTCAGGTGAAATTGTAACTGGACATTAATGCTAATAAAGCAAAAATTATACAAGACATTTAGGGGATACAATGCTTTAAGGCTGCAAACGTTTCATAGGTTATTTTTAAAGCTATGAAATGATCACCTTATACACGACTCCACAGATAGTCGTGCCAGTTTTACGTGCATTGGGGAGGCTGAATCCAAGTTTAGCAGCATTACATTCTAGTTGAGCATTCctaaagaaaacacacaaaaaaagcaactTGAACAGAAATGCACTCAGAGCTTCATATCAACTTTGAAAGTTACGGTAAATGCACCCTTGTGCTAAATGCTTTAAACGAACTTATTTTATCACAAGcttttattataaatcaaattagagaaaatgtttcatttcaatTACCAAGTGAACATGAACTTAAGGGGCTAGGTAGAACGTAACGGCACATATTTAATCgagacccttttttttttttttttctccatattcCCAGGAAATGCACTAAAACACCAGTCGGTAACATTTTTAGAGCTTTATAAATGAAAACCTTCTATAGGGATTAATTTTTGACCTGTAAAGGAAGCACAAGCCATGATTTCAACATTAAAAATACCATTACAgatgttttgttgaactaatcaCTCGTATTAACAGAACACGGTGTTTGTATGACCGAGCttagagttaaaaaaataaataaaattgccaaaCCCATCAAAGGAAAACTTCCACCCTGAACAACTTGCATATTAATTAACTATTAATGCGGGATTCAGTGATTTCCGACATCAACTTTGTAGTGAAATTCTGCACTGGCTTTAGTGTAAAAGTGTTTTCCCTTTAGTTAATGCTTTCCTACCTCACCCACAATGACCTTCTATTTCTTGCTGATAGTGCTACCAGTGGGATGTTTCCTCTCTACGTAAAGTgagcgatgcagcagcgctttatcCCGTTCTGTCGGGCTCAATCACCTCCAGGCTCTGCTTAACCAGAGTCCAGTGCCAACACTGCCATCGTGTGTCGTAACGCAGAACCGTAACGCAATGCCTTGTATTCTGGACCTTTGAGTCCCACCTATGTTGTCTCTCCGTTGGATTCTCTCATTAACAGGACGTTAAACATACAACATCTGCCAACAAATTAGCACACGAATCGCAAAACACATCACCTTTCAATATAAAGTAATGTGTTTTAGGGTGAAAtgagctttaaaataaataaataaatcaatctacATTTCATCTGCAGTCTGTTGCTatggctcttttttttaatgaccatgAAAGAGCAGATACGTTTCTAAcgtttacattattattttagaaaacatGTTACTGTTCCTACATAAACCGACCTAAACAAAAATAAGTCATTAAACTCCAAACCCAGTAAGCGGACCTCATTCTAAAGGGCTCTCTCAGACATGAAGTGACGTATAGCATGTGGCTAACCAGTGCACCGGTATAGGTACTTACATCTGTAAACTCTATTTTGTTATTAGATGGCGCTCAGCAAGAacgaaaatatatatatatctatatatatattaactgaaATTAAGGAGCCGTACATATTTTCCCGATAAACCTGCCACGCACGTTTCATTTCTAACGAACCGCAATatattttgaaggaaatgtgctgAATCATTCATACAGACCGCTAGCATGTTAGCCACTtcttaaacaaataataaacaacgAAGCGTAATACTAAAAtggtcttcttctttttttaatagagACGTAAAATATGCCACCTATCTGTCCTTTATATTATTGTGCTCTTACCTCTT from Ictalurus furcatus strain D&B chromosome 18, Billie_1.0, whole genome shotgun sequence carries:
- the psmb7 gene encoding proteasome subunit beta type-7 produces the protein MATVCVRQPQFGGFSFDNCKRNAQLECNAAKLGFSLPNARKTGTTICGVVYKDGVILGADTRATEGMVVADKNCSKIHYISPNIYCCGAGTAADTEMTTQLISSNLELHSLSTNRLPRVATANRMLKQMLFRYQGYIGAALVLGGVDCNGPHLYSIYPHGSTDKLPYVTMGSGSLAAMAVFEDRYRPDLEEEEAKLLVRDAIAAGIFNDLGSGSNIDLCVISKGKVDYLRPHDEANKKGIRTGDYKYKQGTTGVLTKSVTPVQMEVVEESVQTMDTS